The genomic stretch cAAGTCCTGACTCCATCTACTAGGCCCAGCCCACTGCTAAAGGACAGGAAAGGGTTCCAACAATGGCAGGGACCAGGCTGCTATGGTGGGTGAGCACTGGGACTTTAATACACGGCATGACGCTCATAAAGGTAGGGATGGGCAGAAACGCAGGCCAGCACACCCCACAGCCCAGAGACTGTCGCTCAGAACGCAGACTTGTGTTTCTCCAGAATATTCAGTAGTAAGGCCTTCTGGGGTTGTTCTGTGGGAAGCCAAAAAGATAAAAGAGGGAGGGATTAATGCAAAGGACAGACAGCAATTCCTCTATCTAGGAGCAGCTGAGCTCACATCCTCCAGCAGGAATGGCAAGTCTAAGTCTGGGAGGGGGCTTGAATGCAGGTTGAGAGCTGGGGGTTCCTGGCCTAGTTTGCACAGGAAATGGAGGGTCCTTTCTGTTGCAACCCTGCCACCAACCTGGAGTCTACTGTGAGAAATCAGGACAGCTCAGAAGGAAGCAAAGTGATACTGGGGGAACAAGGGTGCACACACCAGGGGATTGGGCCGGAAGCGGTATGCCAACATCATCCTCTTGCGGAAGGCCTCATATTCGTCGTCCTCCTTGGAGAGCTCAGCTGGTCGGTCAATGCCAAAACCAGCACCATCTACCGTGGTGGTGCCCCTGCAGAGAAGTAACAGGCTAGTATGAGCAGGTACCTGGGCTGGTGCCGTGGGAACAGGAGAGAGAGGCCTGGCTTGTATGGATTCAACAACTGCACTTCCAGGAGCTCACAGTGGGGAGCTGGGCTAAGGACATCTGTGCAGGGACAAGCCCACAAGCCCGCactgggaagaaaagggaagagtcAAGGTGGTCCAGTCCCAGGGTCCTGCAAGGAAAGGAGTACCCACAGTGCAGACTATCACAGCTCTAGAGATGATAGGGCAGCTACTTGGGACAGTACTGAGAGGTCAGCCTTCAAAGTGGTGCAACAGTGCAGGGGGTGCTCAGAGCAAGGGGTCACATCTAGAAGGTTTCCCACTAATTTCTGGGACTGGTTTTCAGCTTGCAAGGAATACAAGCAAGGCCTTCACAAGGTAGCAAGTGACCATCAAGTCCCAGGAGGGCTTGACCCCTGTGCCTTCACAGAGGGACCCAGGGGAGGGTGGGGGACAGGCCTCCACAACCTCCCTGCACCTTCAGCTTGTGCTTGGCAAGCCATGCGCAGTGAGATGTTGAAACCATCTCACCAAAGGGGAAAAGGGAGGGCAAAAAGTTGGGCTCTGGGACTCACTTGTTCACTGGGTTCTTGATGCCCTGACCCTCTGAGCCCAGCCCCTCGCCCTCCTTCCAGCCCATCTTCATCAGCATCTGGTAACCGATGTTCTCCACAGTCAGCTTGAACTCCTTGTACTCTGAGTAGTCAGGCTCTCGACCCTCCTGTAGGGGGAGGTGGCAGCAGTCACACACGAGGGCCATAGCCACCCCTGGGCCCCAGAGTCACACAGATATGCCCCCTGCCTTTGGCATCACTTGATGCTGGAACCAGCCACTCATCTGCCTCCTCCCACCAGGTCAGACTTGAAGAGTCCTCAAGAAGAGATCAAACTCTTCATCCTTTTCTGGGTCCCCAGGGACTCAGGGTGTTCAGTTCCTTGGCAATGAAGTCAAAAGGGGCAAGGTGACAAGTTATGCAGACTTCATCTATCACAAGAAAGATTAATGCTTCACTGGCAAAGAAAACCTTATGTTCTgagagacatttatttttatttttttgagacatgagtctcactatgttgcccaggctagccttgaactcctgggctcaagcgatcaatcctcctgcctcagcctcccaggtagctgggactgcaggcatgacAACCATGCTTGGCTTGAGAACAATTCATAACAGTGTGCTAAAAAGATGTGGCCAAGCTGGGTGCGAGCCACTCAGGAGGCAAGGCAGGAGTATTTCATGTTCAAGGGACCAGCCTCAAagacttaacaagaccctgtctcaaaattaaaaaaaaaaaattttatagggctggggatgtggttcaccggtatagcacccctgagttcaatccccacctctccccccaaaaaaatgcaGTCAATGATAAGGTTATGGGAGACAAGACAGTTTTCTAAAAAAACTTTAACAAGACAACATGGGACATGCCACATCAGTCATTTCACCTCATAAGCCCAACAGCAACAGGGAAGAATGTTAAGTTCTGTCCTGTAGAGGCCAGGTCAGGTCCATGGGGGTTTTTGCTGGAGAAATGCTTTGCCTGTAAACTGCACTTAATTGGCTCCACTGGAGGCACAATTTCCCCTGCAGCCAGGGAAATGTTCTGAAGCAGCAGCTGAGCAGCTATTTGCTAATTCCCTACACAGACGCAGTCTGTCACAAACAGATGCCTCCCTCTGTAAGAGGGCCTGGCTTCTGCTGTGAGCATGGGAGCCTTAGGCTCTAGTAGGTGAGACAGCTTCCAGAGGGGCTAGGCCACAGCAGGGGCTGGTGCAGAGGTCCCCCTGGCTTACCTTTAGGGCCTTGAATGTCTCCATGAACTTTTCCAGCTCATCAGGGGGCAGGAAGTCTCCAATGAAGTGTTTGCCCCGGCCCATCTTTGTCAGCTGCTCTGCCCACTCTGCCCAGAGAAGCAGTTAagtgagaggagggaggaggagggtgggaagtAGGCTGGCTGATGCCTAGAACACAGGCATAGGCCTTGGCGGGGCCTCCAGGGAATGACATGCTGGCTTGAGACACCAACTAGATACCCTTCCCCACAGGCACCCATGCCAAGTTTTCCATTCGAATACTAGCGAACACTCACCATGGCTCACCCCCATCCCCACTTTTCAccatgaggaaaccaaggcacagagggGTCGAGTTTCTCACCCAGGCATCACAGCCAGGAGGAACAGACCTGAGACTGAACTTGGGCAGCTGAGTGGGAACACCTGAGCTTCCAGTGCCCTGAGGGTAAGGCCCCACCAGTCATGCTCCCCAAAATTtcacctgcctcctccccaccgaCCCTGCATCTTGGCGCACCCCGTGTCTTGTCCATCTCCATGCGCCGCAGCTGGTGCTCCCAGGTACCCAGCTCGCTGTCTACCTCCTCGTCGCTGTCATAGCCATGCTGGTGTTGCTGGAGTGCCTTCTCCCACAGCAGCTGCATGTCCTGCATTGCCCGCTTGTGTTGCATGATCATGTCATACATCTGTTGCATCTATGGGTGTGGAACATGACCATGAGCAGGATGCCAGCTTCCCCCCACGCCCCTGCAAGGTCAGCCCCTGGGTAGACAAGTCCTTGCCTCAGGATGTGCCCTGGGTTCCTGAACCTTGGTGTAGCAAGGAGGACCCCTCAGCCCTGAATGATGGCAAATTTGGCTCCTGATCCCTGGGAGAGGCACTTGGGGTACACAACCCCAGAGACTGCCAGGCAGGAGCCTGAGTTCCTGGGGAAGCAGTGCAGGGGCTACTACTGGCTGTGGAGCCCCCTACTGGGCCAGGCCCCTCCCCACAGAAACACCTTGGCACCCTGTACTAACTGGAACTATCCTACAGTAGGCCCTTGAGAACtatggaagggaaaggaagactATTCCAGTGGGGACCAGCCCTCCAGTGTGGTGGAAAGCAGCTGCAGGGTACAAGACACAAGAGATACCCTAAGGCTCAACAGCAGCGTGAGAGGTCCTGGGGTCTGAGTCCAGCTGCAAGCTTGTGAGGACCCTCAAGGGGTGGCATGCACTGACAAAGGTACCTGTCTTCCCAGAAGCCTCCTTGCTGTGTGCCCTGATACACACAGGCTCAGTGAGCACAGGAGCACATCCATGACTACCAAAGGAAAGGATGCTCCACAGCACCTACTGAGTTCCCTGTCTCCAGTGGTCTTACCTCCTGCTGCTCCTTCAGCTGTTTTTTCTGGGCATCTGAGAGTTCTGTGACACCCACCAGACCTACAGGCTTCCCCTTCTCATAGCCAAGCCCCTTGAGGTCCTGAACTGGAAAGTGAAGAAACAGGATGGTTGGTAACAGCCACACAGGCCCCAGGTCCTACCTCTAAATTTGCCAGGTTCCAAGAATTAACAACACCCAAGGCACCTGGTGTAGGGTCTGCAGTGCAGTAGGGTCCTCACATCCCAGTTGTTAGCATGTGTTATGTGAGGACCTCAGTGGCCATGCTGGGTGTAGTAATGTGCACTGGAACTTCATTTCCTCAGACCTCTCTAGAAAGGCTGTATATGCAAACACCAGTAATCAGAGGATTGGGTCCCCACTCAGTGTTACACAGCTAATGGGTGAAAGGCAAAGATTCTATAAAGCTAGAGGCAAGAGAGCTAAGATGTGCAACTATACATGTACacgtgtgtatgtgggtgtgggGATGCACACCAGCTCTCAGAACACAGTCCTGTTGCTGATAGATATCCGCTGCAGACTGAGGCTGGTGTAAGTCTCAGCTGTATGGCTCCCTTCGCTCCTTTGGGGGCGGCAGCCAACAATCCTCAAAGCTACTGACATTTAATTTGGCATCAGCTTGGGAACTTGGCTGTAGTCAGATACACTGATCCACGTGAAGATGCTGTGATGGCCCCATCTGGGATGGAAGCAACCACCCCTCAGGCAGTGGCTTCCTGGGGGATATGCCAAGCAAGGGTGTGTGTGCTCTGGGAAGGTGAAAAGAGCCATGTTCTCCCACCTCACTAGGGCTGGGGCTTTGCCCTTAATCACAATGTGGCTGGGCTCACAGCtgaaattccagcagcttgggaggttgaggcagtcagatctcaagttcaaagccagcctcagcaacttagcaagatcctgcctcaaaataaaaatataaaataacaaagggcgggtgatgtggctcagtggtgaagcaacCCTGCATTCAGtccctggtatttaaaaaaaaaaaaaatcaccatgtgGGCTAAGGTATAGCACAGTggaagagcacctgcctagcaggTATGAaactctgggttctatcccagcaACCTCCCCAAAAATAGGATTACCCATGATTACTCCTTAACTCCTATTACACCCTCAATTCCCCCTCAAAGGTTTGTAGGGGAGTCCTGTAGGGAAGGAACAAGGACTGAGGTCTGAGTGTGTCATGTTCCTGGAGTACCTTGGCATCTTAGAGCTCTGTGACACCCAGCAGACCTACAGGCTTCCCCTTCTCATAGCCTTCTTCCCCACTGGGTCTCCACCAGTGAGGGCCCCCCAGGCCCCTTCCAGGGACGATGTGGACCAATGATCATAAACCTGGGCCTGAAGCTGTGGAACCAGTCAGTGCCTGTCCTCTACATCATTCTGTAAGTAGCTTTTCTCCTTAACCTGCAATCTCTGTGGCCCCTGGGACAAGAAAGGCATCAATCAAGAAACTGGCCCTCAGAGGTGGATGAAGAGGCCAAGAGGCCAAGTCACATGACCTGGAGGAGTTGCCTTCTATACGGGGCTCCCGTCCCCATCTTGCAAATGCAAGTGATGGCACCAAGCAATAGGATGCATGTGACTCCCCTATGCACCTGTGTCTCAAGCTGCAGTTAAGTCAGGGAGGCGGGATGAGATGTTTCTGCCCATGGTACAAGTTGTGTAGTGAGGAACCAGACAGGGGGCATGATTTGGCTGTTACggtttagatcttaaatgttccccaaaaactcatgtgttgaaggcttgattcCTAATGCagcagggttcagaggtggggactttgggacatgactggatcatgagggctctgacttcaCCACTGGATTAATCTACATATAGATTCATAACTTAGGGTTATtaggaggtagtggaaactttagggaggtggggcctagttggaggaagtaggtcattggggggcATGCCTTAAATGGCACATTGGTACCCTGCCCCCACATTTGGCTTCCTGGCCAAGATGAGGTGAGCAGTCTTCTCTACCACATGCTTCCACCACCATGATGTCCTCTGCCTCACTAAAGGCCCCAAAGTGACAGAAAACCAAGAACTGAAAACTCtaaaaactatgagccaaaataaatctctcctcctttttaattatgtatatgtttattgtagatggacacaataccttatttttatgtggtgctgaggatcgaacccactgtgtcacgtgctaggcaagcgctctaccactgagctataccaccagccctttcctcctttaagttaacTTTTTGTCGCAATTGAAAGCTGATTAACATAATATATTGAATAAGGTGtgataacagaaagaaaaaacaaggagtATAAACATACAGACACCTAACAACAAAGCCCCCAAAATATACGAAGCAAAAGTTAATAGCACTGAAGGGCAAAGTAGACAATTCTATAATAATGGTTATAGAATTCGATATAGCACTTTTAATAATAGAACACCTAGACAGAAGATTCTTAGGGCTATAGAGAACTGAACACACTATTAACCAAATAGACTTAACAGACAGACATAGAATACACAAACAGAATACATCGTTTTCTCAAGTGCATATGGAATATTCTTCAGGATGAACTATGTCTTAGGTTATAAAACAAGtttaaataaacttgaaaatactAAATATCTTTTCTAGTCATCAAGAAATCaaacaagaaataagaaacaaggaaaactggaaaactttcAACTATTCAGAAATTAACATACTCTTTAACAACAGGTCAAAGTGGGGGGAAAtcacaaattagaaaatacttaagagataaattaaaacaaaagcataaTACACAAAAATTTGTAGTATGCAACAAAAAAAACAGGGccaagagggaaatttatagctcTAACTGCATACGATTAAAAGGAAGATCTAGCTGGGTAttgtggtacattcctgtaatcccagcagcttggaagaccGAGGCAAGAGAAccacaaggccagcctcagcaacttaatgaggccctaagcaactcagtgagaacctgtctcaaaataaaagtagataaataaataaaaagggctgggtgatgtagctcaatggtaaagcacctctggggttaaatccccaggaccaaaaattaacaaacaaacaaaccctatcaataaagaaaagcccagaaggCTTCACTGGTGAAgtctaaaaaacatttaaaagaagcaaaaccaccaatgcttctcaaactcttccaacagaaaagaggagggaacaTTTCCAAGATGTATGAGGTGAGTTTTACCCTGATATCAAAGGCAGACAAAGGCATTATAGTTAGAAAAAACTACACACCAATAATCCTTATGAATAGAGATGTAGAAATCCTCAAAAAAACACTAGGAAAACAAATTCAGcagcatattaaaaggattacacaccataaacaaatgggatttatTCTAGtcatgcaagaatggtttaacaagGCGGGACCTAATATTTAGTCCAATAATAAAGAGTAATATGtcctttcaagaaaaagaaaaaaaaagaacagttcaacatatgaaaatcaatataatATACCACAtcgatagaagaaataaaatgtggggaaaaaaaacccacataattattttaattgatattttaaaaagtatgtaacAAAATCTAACACCCTTTCATgacaaaaacattcaataaacttaaataaaaaggaacttcCTCACCAGGTAcagagtgcacacctgtaatcccagctacttgggaggctgagacaggaagatcgcaagttccaggccagcctcagaaacttagtgagaccatgcctgaaaataagaaataaaaagggccgggatgtggctcagtagtacagcgcctctgggttcaagccccaggagtgaagaaaaaggggggaaaaaaaaaaaaagaacttccttAATCTCAAGACAATAAAGGCCATTTTACTAAAGATGCTCTATTTGGGGCGGGActatagctcagaggtacagtgcttgcctggtatgtgcgaggccctgggttcaatcctcagcatataaattaaataaaagatccattgacaactaagaatattttaaaaataataataataaaagatgcaCTATTTGAGaaagtagctcaatggtagaacacttgctgagcatgtgcaaggccctgggtttgatcccaaaagaccacaaaaaaacaaacaaaataaaattttaaaaaatcacagcaTCATACTCAGTGGtgaaaatcaggaacaagacaaagaggcctgtttttgttacttctattcaacatagtactaaaaatcctagccagagcaattgggcaagaaaaagaaaaaagagccagGCCTGGGTAcaagcccataatcccagctgctcaggcagtggaagcaggaggatcactccaaaaccaacctcagcaacttagcaaggctcttaggagcttaatgagaccctatctcaaagtaaaaaaataaaaaggacgagggatgttgctcagtggtaaagcaccctaggttcaatccccagttccaaaaaaaaaaaaaaaaaaaaaaaaaaaaaaaaagaataaaagaaaaagaagatgtatccaaattagaaaggaagaagaaaaactttctATTTGCTGATAATACTGTCTTTTTATACAAAGAGtccacttacacacacacacacacacacaaaaaaaaacctttttaaattaataaatatattcagCAAAGGTGCaggacacaaaataaaaacacgcAAATcaattgtggggctggggatgtagcacagttgTAGAGCGTACCTAGCACATGTTTGATTACCAGCagttcccaaaagaaaaaaaactctatTTCTAAACACTAACAACaatctgaaaatggaaaaaaaaaatatcatttacaataacatcaatataataaatcaattaaggaagaaatttaaCCTAGGAGGCACAGgacttaaaacaatgaaaactataagacattgttaaaaagaaattgaCAGAAACAGATGGAAAGACATCTCATGTTCACAGATCCAAagacttaaaatatcattaagatgttaatactacccaaagtgatccaCAGATTCAACGTattccctatcaaaatcccaacagattgcagaaataaaaaagcccatctgaaaattcatatggaaaCTTAGGAGACACCAAAttgccaaaataattttgaaaaagaagaaaaaaaagatttaaacttCCAATTGCAAAACTTACTACAAaaatatagtaatcaaaacagtatggtagggctagggttttggctcagtggtagcttgCTCGCCTAGCCCAcatgaggccccgggttcaaacctcggcaccacataaaaataaaataaaggcattatgtccacctacaactaaaaaaaaaaaaaaatcagtacagtACAGTAGGTACAGTATGACTAGACATATAAACCAGTAACAGAATAGAAAGCTCAGAAATAAACCCTCACATCATCTATGATCAACTGATTTTTTTACCAGGGTGTCAAGACCATTCAATAGGGAGAAAACAATCTCTTAAACAAATACTATTGGGTaaactggatatctacatgcaaaggaatgaagttggaccctacaccacttataaaaattaactccaaatggaACAAAGACTTAAATTTAAGAGCTAAAATTGTAAAACTCATaggcaacaataaaaaaattgataaagtggacttcattaaaatttaaaacttttagctgggtgcagtggcacatgcctataatcccagtagctcaggaggctgaggcaggaggatcccaagtttgaagccagcctaagcaatttagtgaggccctaagcaagcaacttagtgagactccatctcaaaataaaaaataaaaagggctggggatatggctcagtggttaaacattcGTGGGTTTGTTCCCCTATaccaaaataaacacacaaacttTTATGGCACCAAAAAACAGTATTAGTAAAGTCAAAATACGACCCACAGAATGAAGGaaattatttgcaatttataTATCTGATAAGAAATTAATgtccagactatataaagaataGTCCTACAACTCAACCACAACAGAAAGataaacccaatttaaaaataggaaaaggactAAACAGACATTTGTCCAAAGCTATATAAATGATCAATAAgtgcatgaaaagatgttcaacattattagtcatTAAGAAGATTCAAATCAAAGCTATACACCTACTAGGACAGCTATATAATAAGGTGAGGGGGTCTAGGGGTGAAGCTCTGCAgtaggtgcttgcctagcatgtgggagggggccctgtgttcaatccccacccCTGGGTCAATCCTGTGTGGTTCAAACCACAGGAGAAAAAGAATTCTATTTGCACTGAACATGTACAGCCTTAAGCCCTcttacttgtttatttgttttttcattaatttttttgtggtactggggattgaacccaggggtgatctatcactgagctacaccctcagccctttgagtttttgagattttcttatCTGAAGAGGGTTGTGGAACCAATTCCCATGGATACCGAGAGAGGATGGTATACACATGATGGATTTTTCAGTCacagaaaggaatgaaattgtggcacatgctacaacatgggtaAAACTTAAAGACATGCTCCATGAAAGAACCTAGACCCTTCTGACAGAGGACGGCAAGGAAGGGAGTCAGCCTACCTGACAGAGGTGAAGGAGAGGCATCCACATCCCTCTGCACCAGCTCAGCAGGTGGCAACTCAACCTTGTCCTCTTCAGGTCCCCACCGGCTCTTCCGCTTCCTCTTCACAGTGGTTGTGGAGGGTGGCTTACCAGGGACAGTTGGAgctggggtggtggtgggtgCAGGGGAAGATGAGGCAGGGCAGGTAGTGGCTGGAGGCAAGGACCCTGATGGGACCTCAGGAAGGGACTTGCGCTTCAGGCTGGGGTCAGGTGCTGTGAGGGTGCCTGTGGAGCCTGCCTTGGCTTTCCGGAACTCCTCCAGCTTTTGCCGGTAATATTTGTACCCTTGACTGTTGGGTTCATATAGAAAGCTGCAAAGGAGAGTTGGAAGGACACCATAAGCTAGGCCTGATCCTCTCCACCCTCAGTTCTGGGCAGGGGCAGCTCAGGCTGTGTGTGTCCAGGGTAGCCAGGGTCACATCAAGGCCAGTCTCCACCCTGTTGTCCTGTCTTGCCAGCCCTCTCTGTAAGGAACAATGTGATATGCTCACAGGCTCTTATGATGCCCTCCCTTCAAGTCAGGGGTCGTATCACACCTCCACCTGCCTTTCCCAGGAGCCCATCACATTATCAATTTCCTGCTTCAGAACAAAATGAACAGTTGTCCTCAGAGTCTCCTCCAACTCCTGTGAAGTTGTTTCTTCACACCACAGAATCCTAAACTGTGGGGAGACCTTAGACACCAGAAAGCATAGAGTGTCCTGAATCTGATAGTTTCTCCAACGCATCCCTGGGAGACACCCACAGGAGACAATCTAGACAGACACACCGAACATCAGGATGAACCAGGGAGCTAGACTCCAACCCTGCCTTAAAAGCAGACAACCTCAGGGCAGAAGCCCCACTCTCTAGAAGCCACAGGTCCCTATGGTTCCTACCCAGTCTGAGGAGCAGAGGAGATGGCACTGGGTTTGGAGTGAGGACTGGGGCAGTAAGAGCACCTGCCAGCTTTTCTTAGCCTGAGTATATCTGAAACCAATGGTCCTGCCTCTGGCTGGGTCCACATCAGAGAAAAGTTTGCACCCAGCTCCACATGGCAAAAGGCTGGGGAAGACCTGAACAAGGGGTCAGACCTGTACTCATGAACCTGGATAGACAGTCATAGTACAATGCTGTGTTACAACAGTAAGTCACAGTCATATCTGCCAAGGGCTATTCCAGGACCTTCATGGATATCAAAATCCAGGTGCACAAGTcctcatataaaatggtgtagtactTGCATagaacctatgcacatcctcctgtagactttaagtcatctctagatgacttataataatTAATACAATGGAAATATATGTAGCTGCTAAAcagtattatttagggaataatgatagtccATAAATGCTCAGTATTAACACagctttttaaagaatgttttcaatctgtggttggttgaatcctgTGGAACCTGAGGATATGAAAGGCCAACTGTACAGGCTCAAGGGTACTATGAATTTCTTTTGCATAAAAGAgagcagctgggtgtggtggtgcacactgtaattccagctacttgagaagctgaggtagaaggatggaAAGCTCAAGGCccacctctgcaacttagtgagactctcaaaataaaaaacaaaaagggctgtggtagaatgcccctgggttcaatcccaggaccgtttaaaaaaaagaaagaaagaaagaaagaaagaaagaaagaaagaaagaaagaaagaaagagaaagcagcaA from Sciurus carolinensis chromosome 17, mSciCar1.2, whole genome shotgun sequence encodes the following:
- the Sugp1 gene encoding SURP and G-patch domain-containing protein 1, with product MSLKMDNRDVAGKANRWFGVAPPKSGKMNMNILHQEELIAQKKREIEAKMEQKAKQNQVSSPQPPHPGEIANAHNSSCISNKFANDGSFLQQFLKLQKAQTSTDPPPSTTSAPPSTPTPSTGKRPLLLSKRSGLGLGSPLGQVKNYSHAKQLPVAHRPSVFQSPDEEEEEDYEQWLEIKVSPPEGAETRKVIEKLARFVAEGGPELEKVAMEDYKDNPAFAFLHDKNSREFLYYRKKVAEIRKEAQKSQATSQKVSPPEDEEAKNLAEKLARFIADGGPEVETIALQNNRENQAFSFLYEPNSQGYKYYRQKLEEFRKAKAGSTGTLTAPDPSLKRKSLPEVPSGSLPPATTCPASSSPAPTTTPAPTVPGKPPSTTTVKRKRKSRWGPEEDKVELPPAELVQRDVDASPSPLSVQDLKGLGYEKGKPVGLVGVTELSDAQKKQLKEQQEMQQMYDMIMQHKRAMQDMQLLWEKALQQHQHGYDSDEEVDSELGTWEHQLRRMEMDKTREWAEQLTKMGRGKHFIGDFLPPDELEKFMETFKALKEGREPDYSEYKEFKLTVENIGYQMLMKMGWKEGEGLGSEGQGIKNPVNKGTTTVDGAGFGIDRPAELSKEDDEYEAFRKRMMLAYRFRPNPLNNPRRPYY